From the genome of Aerosakkonema funiforme FACHB-1375:
ACACCGCTCATTGCGATCGGTTGACCTGTCCGATCGCAGATAATATCACCCTTAGCTGCAACCCAGCGGATAGAGCCATCAGGCCAAATGACGCGATGTTCGATGCTATAGGGTATTTTTTCTTTAAGAGTGTCAGTAATTGTAGCCTTGAGGTAGTGGCGATCGTCAGCGTGAACCCGGTCTATATAAGTGTCATAAGTTCCAGTAAAAGAAGCGGGAGCAAAGCCAAAGATTACTTCTGTTTGCTCTGACCATAATATGTTATTTGTCTCGATATCCCAATCCCAAGTCCCCATTTGGGCAGCATTGAGGGCCATCCGCAGCCGCCACTCACTCTCCTGCAACGCCTCTTCTGCCAACTTCCGTTCGGTAATATCCATCATTACCCCTGTCATCCGATCTGGCTCTCCGTTGCGTTCGCAGATAATATTGCCGATACAGGCGATCCAACGTACAGTACCATCAGGCCAGATAATGCGGGTTTCTATGCTATAGGATGTTCTCTCTTCAATGGCAAGTTGAATCGCTTGTTCTAACGGGGGGCGATCTTCTGGATGTATGCAGCTAAAAAATGCTTCTGGAGTTCCGGGGAAAGAACCAGGTGCAAGGTCAAAAATGAATTCAGTCCTTTCTGACCAAATGACTCGCTCGGTTTTCATGTCCCAGTCCCAAGTCCCCATTTGCGCCGCTTCCAGCGCCAGTGCCAACCGCGACTCGCTTTCGCGGAGTGCTTCTTCGGCAAGTTTGCGATCGCTGATGTCAATAAATAAACCATCCCAAATAATATCGCCATTGGTTTGTTTTTCCGGGCTAGAAATGCCTTCAATCCACTTGAGATGACCGGATGGTGTAATAATGCGCCCTTCCCACTGCCACGGTTGCAAACTTTCAGCCGAAATAACAGTTGAATGGTATAAAGACTGCACATCATCAGGATGAATCATCTCAACGCTTTTCTGGAAATCCGCTTGCATTTCTTCTGGTTCTAGTTCCCAGATTTCGCGACAACGCGGACTCGCATAAAGCAATGCTTGAGAACCGTCAGTACGAAGGACGTACTGATAAAGCATCCCCGGCACATTGGCTGCCAATTTTTGGAATTTCTCTTCACTGTCTTTAAGCGCTTCTTCTGTCCGTTTGCGCTCGGTAATATCCATAGAAATGCCGCAAACAGCATAAATTACTCCATGACTATCTTTTAAGGGAAACTTAACAGTAATGTAGGTATGCAACCCGTCTTCATGAGGAACAACTTCTTCAACTTTTACGGCGTTTCCTTCTTCTATTACCTGGCGATTGCTTGCTGCAAACGTATCGGCAATCTCGCAAGGCCAATAATCGTAAATACTTTGGCCAACAATTTCTTCTCTCTTCAAATTAAACAAGTTTTCACACTGATGGTTAAGCAATAAGTATCTATTTTGAATGTCGTGTGCATAAATGACCGCCGGAGAGTTATCTAAAATTGCCTGTAAGTGTGCCTGACTCTGCTGTAATTGTGCTTCTGCTTGTTGGCGTTCGGAAATTTCGACGGTTACTTGTTGAAGACTCCACAGTAGTTCTTGGGTGCGTTTTTGCACTTTGGTTTCTAATTCTTCGTTGAGTTTTTGCAGTTCTGCTTGGGCACGTTTGCGAGCGCTAATGTCTCTGGCTTCTGCAATTAGCTGGATGGCTTCTCCTTTTTCATTAAAAATAGGCTTGAGGGAAAAGTCTGTTGTGATTACTTGCTCCCCAGCACCGAGCATTTCCAGTTCATAACGAAGAAAGTGGCCTTTGGCAGCGGTGCGGATCGCCCTTCTGAGTTTTTTCTGGGTGGCTTTGGAAATTGTCCACCATTTTGTTTCCCAAAAGGGACGACCGATTACTTCAGTGGCTTGAAGACCGACAAAATCAAGGGCGGTTTGGTTGGCTTGTAACAAGATGCCATCCAGCTTTAACAAATAAGTAAATTGATAGCTATTGTTAAAAATAGCAGCAAAAATTACTTGATTTTCCCGCAGCGCTGATTCTGCTTGCTTGCGCTCAGTAATGTCTTCATAAGTTCCCAAGATGCCGATTACATTTCCATTTGCATCCAGGAGCGGAACTTTGTTTGTATCCACCCAACATAGTTTGCCATCTGCTTGCAGTTGGGTTTCGATGATGTTATATTCGGGTGCATTGCTTTCCATCACCCGGCGATCGCACTCGCGATACCAATCCGATTCCTCTTCTCTCCAGGGCAAATCGTAGTCTGTTTTACCCACAATTTGCTGTGGATTATCAAAACCAGCAGCTCGTGCGAAGTTATAATTACAACCTAAATAAACTAAATTCCTGTCTTTCCAAAATATAAATTGGGGGATATTATCCATCACCATTTGCAACATTTGCTGCGAGCGTTGCACTTCTGCTTCTGCCAGCTTGCGAGCGGTGATATCGGTAGCAACGCCAAGCAATTTATAAGCTTTACCATCTTCAGACAAAAGCGGTGTTTTGACTGTTTGAAACCAGCGTAATTCTCCTGTAGGTATTATCACGCTTTCTTCGGCAATAAACTTTGTCTTTAAGGTGGTCATTACCTCCATATCGTCATGCGTCAACCGCTCTACATCAGCTGGATTATTGTTAAATTCTCTAATTTTTTTACCGACCATTCGATCAACAGTCATGCCCCAAGTTTCGGCACAGGCTTGATTAACTAATACATATCTACCATCCCGATCCGTAACAAAGATTAAATTAGGATTGGTATCGATTACTGTTCGCAAAAATTGCTGTTGTTCTCGCAAAGCTACTTCTGAGAGCTTGCGATCGGTAATGTCTTCGACAATCCCTGTGACGCGATAAACTTCTCCCCCCTCATTTTTGAGAGGAAAAGCACGAGTCAAAACCCAGCGGGTTTGTCCATCCGGTCGGATAATCCGATATTCTTGGTCGTAAGGTTGTCCGCATATCTGCGATTCCACCGCAGCGATAACGCGATCGCGGTCTTCTGGATGAACGGCATCCAAAAATTGTGTGGGATTATTGTATACATCTATACAGCCGCCCCAGATTTTGTCCAAGGCAGGACTGCCATAAAGTAATTTGTTCTGTCGGGGGTCTCTGACAAAAAAGCCTTGGTGGAGATTTTCCCCTAGCTGCTGGAATAATTCGTTACTTTCTCGCAGTGCAGTTTCTGCTTTTTGACGTTCTTGCAGTTGGGTTTGAAGTTGCTCGTAAAGTTCGGCTTGATGGATGGCGATCGCGCAATGATCGGCGATCGCTTTGACAAAGGCTACCTCCTCCTCTGTCCATTCCCGTTCTCCCTTACATTCATTTAAGCTAATTCCGCCCAAGTACGACTGCTGATATATCAGCGGCACAATCATGAGAGCGCGAATGTTGCACCTTTTTACGGCTTCCAAAATTTCTGGCGGTTCGCACTCATCAATCCGAGGAAGAACGAGCGGTTCTCCTTGCGCTAACACGGAGTCGTAACGGCGATAAAAACCGCAGTGTATACCCATTAAACTGTTGCCTTCCGAGGTAGCCTCGGAAACATAACGAATTCCCAACTCGCGATCGGCATCCGGTCGAAAAATTAGGCAACGGCTGACATTGAGCGCGGAATGCAGTTGATTCGCTGCGATTTGGATAATTTCATCCAAAGCCAGCGTTCCTCGCATAGCGTGGACGATTTGATTGAGCAAAGTAGCTTGTTGAGCTTGTCGCTCAACTGTCGCAAGAACTTTTTGAAGTTGGGTCGTGCGCTCTTCCACTTCGTTTTCCAGTTCGGCGTTTCGCTGGCGCAGCAGTTCGGCTTTTTCCGCTTGCAACTTGGAAACCGATTGTTGGGTACGTTTCAGCCGTTTGTAGATTTGCACCGGTTCTAGGGAACTCAACAATTCCATCTCTGTTATTATTCCCAATTGCACTGCCGAACTCTCACTCTGACGCTCTCGAACTAACAGCATTTCCATGCGATCGATCTGCATTTGCTGATAAGCATAAAGCAGAGAGTTTTCCGGGTTTAGCTCGTGTCCCAATCTCCTCATTACCGATGCAGCTGGTGTCTGGGCTAAATCCATCCCTACGCACCAAGCTTGTATAATTTGTTGCTCAGTAACAACTCCTACCGGAATGGATGAAAGGCTACCGGAAACAGCATTGTTTGCTTCGTTCCTTACCTCTTTTGTAATTACCACACAACTAACGCGATATTCTGCCATCAGTTGGGCAATCTTCTCTACGGATGCTGTTCGATCGGCACGGATTAGCTTGGTGTTCATCACTTCGCCTACTGTACCGAGTTTGAACAGATTCGTGGTTTTTAAGGCTTGGAGAATGCTTGTGGGAGTTACAATTCCCAACAGCTGCTTCCTCTCGTCTAGAATTGGTAAATAGTAAATTTGACTCTGACGAAAAAATAATACAGGTGTAAAAATATTGACTGC
Proteins encoded in this window:
- a CDS encoding PAS domain S-box protein, producing the protein MQSSDFYLNLPDLEQAIHRHPIIVAPDTQLVDVISLMGLSYTSQYTIGSDNLRDTSRVRLNIAAPAVGMEEQIDMPSGTLRDRHYAVVMEASRVLGIFAERDIVQLLASGNGLQSQVKIAELIKPPISTLSLSDAVNIFTPVLFFRQSQIYYLPILDERKQLLGIVTPTSILQALKTTNLFKLGTVGEVMNTKLIRADRTASVEKIAQLMAEYRVSCVVITKEVRNEANNAVSGSLSSIPVGVVTEQQIIQAWCVGMDLAQTPAASVMRRLGHELNPENSLLYAYQQMQIDRMEMLLVRERQSESSAVQLGIITEMELLSSLEPVQIYKRLKRTQQSVSKLQAEKAELLRQRNAELENEVEERTTQLQKVLATVERQAQQATLLNQIVHAMRGTLALDEIIQIAANQLHSALNVSRCLIFRPDADRELGIRYVSEATSEGNSLMGIHCGFYRRYDSVLAQGEPLVLPRIDECEPPEILEAVKRCNIRALMIVPLIYQQSYLGGISLNECKGEREWTEEEVAFVKAIADHCAIAIHQAELYEQLQTQLQERQKAETALRESNELFQQLGENLHQGFFVRDPRQNKLLYGSPALDKIWGGCIDVYNNPTQFLDAVHPEDRDRVIAAVESQICGQPYDQEYRIIRPDGQTRWVLTRAFPLKNEGGEVYRVTGIVEDITDRKLSEVALREQQQFLRTVIDTNPNLIFVTDRDGRYVLVNQACAETWGMTVDRMVGKKIREFNNNPADVERLTHDDMEVMTTLKTKFIAEESVIIPTGELRWFQTVKTPLLSEDGKAYKLLGVATDITARKLAEAEVQRSQQMLQMVMDNIPQFIFWKDRNLVYLGCNYNFARAAGFDNPQQIVGKTDYDLPWREEESDWYRECDRRVMESNAPEYNIIETQLQADGKLCWVDTNKVPLLDANGNVIGILGTYEDITERKQAESALRENQVIFAAIFNNSYQFTYLLKLDGILLQANQTALDFVGLQATEVIGRPFWETKWWTISKATQKKLRRAIRTAAKGHFLRYELEMLGAGEQVITTDFSLKPIFNEKGEAIQLIAEARDISARKRAQAELQKLNEELETKVQKRTQELLWSLQQVTVEISERQQAEAQLQQSQAHLQAILDNSPAVIYAHDIQNRYLLLNHQCENLFNLKREEIVGQSIYDYWPCEIADTFAASNRQVIEEGNAVKVEEVVPHEDGLHTYITVKFPLKDSHGVIYAVCGISMDITERKRTEEALKDSEEKFQKLAANVPGMLYQYVLRTDGSQALLYASPRCREIWELEPEEMQADFQKSVEMIHPDDVQSLYHSTVISAESLQPWQWEGRIITPSGHLKWIEGISSPEKQTNGDIIWDGLFIDISDRKLAEEALRESESRLALALEAAQMGTWDWDMKTERVIWSERTEFIFDLAPGSFPGTPEAFFSCIHPEDRPPLEQAIQLAIEERTSYSIETRIIWPDGTVRWIACIGNIICERNGEPDRMTGVMMDITERKLAEEALQESEWRLRMALNAAQMGTWDWDIETNNILWSEQTEVIFGFAPASFTGTYDTYIDRVHADDRHYLKATITDTLKEKIPYSIEHRVIWPDGSIRWVAAKGDIICDRTGQPIAMSGVVMDITDRKQAEAALRDSEFKLRTIVENSNDAIFIKDKNGHYIFINRSGAKYLNRSIEAILGKRNEDFLTAESERQIREFDRIVMSSNMAWTCEEVFETNESKRIFLSTKCPYLSAEGELLGIVGICRDITESKQVEEKMRSHLAAVEAAGDGIGIVNAAGEYIYINQSHAKIFGYDRAEELIGKTWQELYYEDECKRIQGDIIPIVIQQGKWQGEATARRSDGTTFAQELSLTLVADGGLICVCHDITERKQTEEKLRLTDRALVASSNGIIISDTKQPDNPVIYTNPAFEEMTGYSAAEVIGRNCRFLQGSDTNQPGLEKLRAAITEGTTCKVVLRNYRKDGSLFWNELNVSPIYDGNGILTHYIGIQNDITERKLAEEELQASTSRLSALIENLQMGILVKDEFNQVVTINQAFCDIFNIPIVPAALIGADFSTFYEDFQQVFAEPEKFFQQHREILSSRQIVTNEEVTMVNSHFFERDHVPIFVRGKYSGHLWMYRDITERKQAENHIRASLKEKEVLLKEIHHRVKNNLQVISSLLKLQSAYIKDEQALALFTESYNRIRSMALIHEKLYQSEGLSRINASEYINEMVRNLVNSYKVYTSSVQLGIETEEMEIDIDTAIPCGLIINELVTNALKYAFNDRESGKLCVKFYRLDRDSLRLEVSDNGVGLPSNFDIEEIDSLGLQLVYNLTEQLDGEIEIDSSGGTAFKITFRKQIREEK